The stretch of DNA tcttatttagtgagtacaattaaattatcaatagtttccttatctaaaaagatgctttttggagggaaaatttgtgagtttaactattcttttagtatataggggattatAGTAATGATTGACGTTATACTTATTTTTTGGCAATGATTGAGGAATCTATCCttgttaatattattatgaaTTAATGAGTATCATTTTTTACTTATATTTGGCCCATAGTAGAATGCAAAAATTAAAAGACCAATTAGAAGTTAATATAGTTAGACGGGAAAAAAACATAaaatcacctattcatttagtaaataggggatgtttATACTTTTGACAAACATGAATTGTTTAAGTCACAACATACAAAATTCTAATATATTTTTTCCCTTAATAATAAAAGATGAAGATGCATTAATATCTATCTTAAAAATATGCGTATGTTATTAATAAATTAAACctaattacttttttttttattgtaacgTCTGTCACAAATATAATGTTGTTTTTGTTATGAATAATCTtgaaaataatatataaaatccTAAAATAGAAACGGCCTTGCTTACATGAACTCTATTCTCGCTATACGCTAACAACCCCTTGCGCACTAGGGTGACGATCATATACTTTATACTTACTAATCTTCCATGTTATCATACTTGATTGTTACAACTTCTTAAATTGTAGCGCTCTGATGATTTTGGGTTATGTTATTAACTTGACATGGTATTTGGGTCTAAAAAAAAGGGCGGTGCAGAAATTGATCGACGACATCAAATCAAGGAAGTAAATTCAATTCATTTTTGGGTTGAAAGAGGGTCGTTTTAAGTAAAGAACATTAATTAGAAGGGGTTAGTGAAATAAGAGTAAAAGGATTGTCAATTTTATCAAGATCTTATTTAATTCCAGGTCACTCATCAGTAACCTGATAGCACTGAAACctcaatatctcgagttctaaatcaTATTTTGTAGGCGATTCGTTTTTTAGATGAAATCTAACATCATTAGATTTCATTTGATATATCTTGGGCATTTTTAATTGACCTGAGCTAAGAGATATGAATTTTCAAAGTCACTGTTATTGCGCAGGAAAAATGCTGAAAATTTTAGAATTGACCTGTTGTAACTAAAACATAAATATTTGACATTCTGGGCCACTTCTAGGGTTAATGCTTTTTGGAGATGAAAGCTAACACCCATAACTTCAAAAAGAGCTATCATGGGTCTTGATCTTCACCCTGAGCTAAGAGTTGTGTAGCCTACAAAATATGTCTTATTCCCGAAATGATATGGCAATGTCTATGCCATACTTGTGTGCAACAAGGGCTTTCAAGTCTATTTGCCATGTCTTAAATAACACGTCCAAAGATGTATATGCCCCTAAggatgtgtttggatagcaaaagtggagggaaagggaggggagggagaaggagggaagagaaagggatggaagggaaggggagggagaatggaggaggtcattttccctccaaatcttgcctttgtTGGAGAGGAAATAATTTGGCTTGGAAGGGGGAAGTGGAGGGattcattttccctcccctcaaaatccctccacctccatttttctaaccaaacaaaggatttatcatccctttcttTCCCTCCCCTCTTTTTCCCTCCAAATTCTCCTATCCAAACAGACCCTAAATGATACTAAGGATGAAGAGTCATGAAGGAGCTAAATAAGGAGCTTTACAAATGATAATATGCAGCTTACATGTTGGAGGAACACAAGAAAAGCGACAGTGTTGTCCTTATCTCCCTCTTGTCTCCTCTTTTACTAACCTTTTCGACAAGTGCAGCCATGAGCCACAACAACAAGATAAAACACAGCTATTTCCCTTTTGTTTTAGGTATTAGAAGTTATATATCCTTAATGTATTTTTTTCATCTTACTTTATTTAAAATCAACCCTTAGATTAGAGTGGTTAGAAATCAATGTTCAGATCTTCCCTTAGGTTTATTTGCTGAATACGTCAAGCTTTATGTAAAGAGATCTTTGTCCATTATAATAGGCAGACTTTCATGAATAAAAAACTTGAGATTTATTCTCTTTTCCTCAATGTGTGCCTTGCTAAGTCGATCCTTTTAACAGCCTGTGCATTGCTTGGTTGTTGGTATATGATTTGAATCTTTGTTTGTGCTTTGCTTAACATTGGTTCTATGAAGTCAGACAACATTTGAGGAAGATGATGCTGTCACTATTGCTCAGCTGCCACTGACGTCTTCTAGATACTTCTGGAAGCTTCCATTGACACCTCATATACAGCTGTATAGTTGACTCATTGTAACAAACTTTGACTAAGAGTTAGTTAGAAGTTCTTGTATATAAGCTCTACTTGTAACAGAATTCATTAAGTTAATACAATCATTACATTCTTATTTACTCTTTCTTCTTACAATTCTCTCAAACAAATATCCAGATATTTCTTTACTTCATTAAGCTTACAAACACCATTAATGGCGTCCTCAAGCTCCTTCAATGGAAGCTTTACTCAATACTTTGTCCAAtttcacatggtatcagagcaggaaTAGCCTGTTTCTGcttacctttttcttttcttccgcAAATACTCTGATTTTAGCTTGTTTTCTTCATTTTAATCATTGTTTTTCTTTCAATTTTTCTTCTGATCATCATTTTCGCTTCAATTTTCTTCTGATTGTCTCCGTTTTTCTTCGCGATTCTTCGCTCATCAGAATTACCTAAAATCAGTCGTTTTACTCTTTAAATCATTCAAAATCATTATGACGATAAATGAAACAGTTGCTTCTGATGCTTCGTACAGTAATCCGTATGATGATCCGACTTTTCTTGCTCCTTCTGATGCACCTGGTATGGAACTCAGTAATACTAAGTTTTCTGGTACTAACTTCATCTCTTGGAGTAGATGTGTGGTAATGGCGTTAGGAACGAAGAATAAGCAAGGATTCCTCACCGGCGCTGTTGCTATGCCTGCTCTTACTTCTCCTAAGCTTCAGCAATGGTTGCGTAGTGATAATATGGTGCGTTGCTGGTTGCTGAACTCAATTGCATCTTCgctcaaataaaattttcttacTTGTAAATCTGCTAAGTATCTTTGGACGGATCTCTGTGAAAGGTATGGTCAATCCAATGCTCCTCTATTGTTTCAATTAAAAaaggatttgaagaaaatttCACAAGGAAATGATTCTGTTGCTGAGTATTTCACCAAATTGAAACGTTTCTGGGATGATATTGATGAATTAGAGGTCATACCTGAGTGTAATTGTGGTGCTATGAGTAAATGCTCTTGTAATTTGTACAAGAAATTGTTTGATATGGCTCAGATGGAAAAGGTCATGAGTTTTCTGATGGGATTAAGTGATATATATGAATATCCTAGGTCGAATATGCTGGCTATGGATTCTATTCCTCCTCTTAACAAGGTTTACTCTATTATTCAGCAAATTGAAAGTCAGAAAATGCTGTCTAATATTGTTAATTCGTCTCAAGACAACAATGCTATGCATGCTTCTAAATCGTCTGGTAAAACTCCTTGGAATGTGTGGAAAAGAGCTGATAAAGACAAAGATGATGCTAAAACTAAGGTTGATGACAGATGGTGTCATCACTGTAAGAAGAAAGGTCATTTGCCTGATGCTTGTTTTGTCAAGTATCCTGAGTTAAAGGCTAAGTATATGGCTCGGTTCTCTAATGCTAATGGTGCTTTTTCTGGATATATGCCTGGTGGATCTGGTTTTAATCAGAAATCCTCAGCTTTTCAGTATGGACAGTCTTCTCATCCACAGTTTGCTCAAGGACAAAGTTCAGGACAATTTGTTCAAGGACAAGCCACTTTTCAGAATCAGAATCAACAGGGTTTTGCTGCCAATTCCTATAATCAGCAAGGATTTACTCAGCAAGGATTTGGAGCTCAGCAATCTCAACCTGCTCAGCAAGTTCAATTTCATCCTGTGATGTTGACTGCATTGTATAATCATATGATGCAAGTGGCACAGGCTAAGGATGAATCTCCTATTGATCTTTCTGATGCTTCAGTAAATTTTACAGGTATCACTCTAGCTTCTAATAAAGCTTGTGATGCTTGTTATGATGCATGGATTATAGATTCAGGAGCCACAGATCATATGACAGGCCATAAACAATATTATGATAATCTGAATTTGTTAAAAAAGCCTGTTCTAATTGGTTTGCTTGATGGTTCATCTCAATTAGTGACTCATGGTGGTTCAATAACCCTTGAGTCTGGTATTAAGTTGCATGATGCTCTATATGTACCAGTGTTTAAACACAACTTATTGTCAGTAGGAAAATTGTTAGCCACAACTGATTTACTAATTTAGTTCTATGTGGGCAAATGTGTTATTCAGGACCCTGCTTCTAGCATTCCTGTTGGCATTGGTCTTTGAGAGAAGGGTTTATACAAGCTCAGACATAAAGCTGTCCAGATTTTGAATTCTGCTCATCTAAGTTCCTTTTCTATTCAGAATAATACCAGTTGTAATTGTTCTAGTACTGTCCATTGTAATAAGGTACCTGATCTAGATACTCTCCATGCTAGGTTAGGTCATACATCTCTGTCAAAAATGCAGCATATAGATAGTATTCATTGCAAACATCTGAAGCAATATCAGTGTGAGACTTGTTTACAAGCAAAGATACATAGGTTACCTTTTCCTAGGAGTAATAGTAGAGCTGCTTGTAAGTTTGAACTCATTCATGTGGATTTATGGGGCCCTTATAAAGTGGCTACTATTACTGGTGCACATTATTTTTTCACTATTGTTGATGATCATACTAGAGTAACTTGGACTTTTTTACTTAAATATAAGACCCAAGTGGCTTCtacttttgaaaatttcttgGCTCAAGTTGGCAATGTGTATAATTCTTCTGTTAAAGTTGTAAGAAGTGATAATGGTACTGAAATCATACAAGACACTTGTCTTGGTATGTTAGCAAAGAGAGGCATCTTGCATCAAAAGAGTGTTCCAGGAGTGCCTCAACAAAATGGTAGAGTGGAGAGAAAACACAAACATTTGGTTGAGACTGCTAGGGCCATGCTCTTATATGCCAAGTTGCCTAAGAGATTTTGGGGAGAAAGTATTTTGACTGCTACCTACCTGATTAATAAACTTCCATCTCCTGTTTTAGGATGGAAGAGTCCTTATGAGGTTTTGATGGGAAAATTACCCACTTATGAGGAGTTAAGGGTTTTTGGATGTTTGTGTTATGCCCCTATAAATGCTAGTCATAAGGACAAATTTGCCTCCAAAGGGAGAAGGTGCTTGTTTATAGGCTATCCTTTTGGGCAAAAGGCTTATAAGCTGTTTGATTTAGACACTAAGAAAGTTATTATTAGCAGGGATGTGATATTCTTAGAAAATAAATTTCCTTTCCATAACAGTGTTTCAAACACTGATAACATTTCAGTTTCTTCCCCCTTTGATGCTTATACTTTCCTGAATTCTCCTAACATTGATACTGAGTCTCTACCACCTGTTGAGCATAATGCTCCTGCTACCTCATAGATTCCTGCTGATTTTGCAGCTAATACTGATGAGCCTGTTCATCAGCACAGTCCTGATCCTCCCAGAGAACCTCACTATCAAGCTGCATTACATGTTGTGAGATATCTCAAAGGAACAGTTGATGCTGCATTATTTTACCCTGCCAACAATATTATGCAAATGAAGGCATACTGTGATGCTGACTGGGGCTCTTGTAGTTTTAGCTGTAAGTCATTAACTGGTCACTGTGTGTTCTTAGGAGACTCATTGGTGTCTTGGAAGACAAAGAAGCAGAAAACTGTGTCCAAAAGCTCTGCTGAATCAGAGTATAGGGCTATGTCCTACACTGCTTCTAAGATTGTCTGGGTTCAGGCGCTGTTACAGGATTTTGGAGTTCATGTTCCCAAACCCATTCAGTTAAATTGTGACAACAAGGCAGCTCAACACATTGCAGCCAATCCTGTTTTCCATGAGCGAACCAAGCATATTAACATTGATTGTCATTACATTAGGGAGAGGATACAGGAAGGACTAATATGTACAAATCATGTTAAGTCTAGTCTACAGTTGGCTGATCTCATGACAAATCCCTTGGGAGCTCAGCAACATCACTTTCTTTCGTGCAAGTTAGGAATGCATTTCACCTCTGCTCATGCACTTCCAACTTGAAGGGAGGCTATGAAGTCAGACAACATTTGAGGAAGATGATGCTGTCACTATTGCTCAGCTGCCACTGGCATCTTCTAGATACTTCTGGAAGCTTCCATTGACACCTCATGTACAGCTGTATAGTTGACTCATTGTAACAAACTTTGACTAAGAGTTAGTTAGAAGTTCTTGTATATAAGCTCTACTTGTAACAGAATTCATTAAGTTAATACAATCATTACATTCTATTTACTCTTTCTTCTTACAATTCTCTCAAACAAATATCCAGATATTTCTTTACTTCATTAAGCTTACAAACACCATTAATGGTGTCCTCAAGCTCCTTCAATGGAAGCTTTACTCAATACTTTGTCCAATTTCACAGGTTCATTCCTAGAATTACAGATTATAGTCTTGACTTTTGCCTTGCTTAGGTGCTGTTTGGCCTTGCTTATGAAAAATGACTTCTCCTTTTTAAAATGAGTTTATTCACAAGTTACTTTTCGGAAAAATTTTAgttgtttggccatacttttgtaaaagcggtttctcacaaaatttagagcatgtttggcctcgattctcaaaaatgagtttttgtttttcaagcttaatttttcaaaagtgtttttcataagcagaaacaacaaatagttgtttctatttctatgggcaaaaatatggatttttagtttttgagaatttttgtttaacttttagaaaacgatgtgtttggccaaaaagtgtttttgagtccaaaaacacttttacaaactaggccaaacacacacttatatgtttggcctaactactttaatacaacttttgtttgcttatttggttctttatataaaaagtagaagtagaagtagtaaaTATCTACTTCTCCTTTTTGCGGTGAATAATCAGTTTTTGACTTTTCAAAAGCGCTTTTAAAACTCTCTAATTTACCATGTTTGACCAagctactactttttcaattacaaaAGCACTTTTTAAGCTTGGCCAAACAACACCTTAGTCTAGTCTATCTTCTTAGTTTATTCGGAGAATTTAGACCAACTTGTgctttgctttgttgttgtttatcttcCTTCTGTCCTTTACTTTGTTTGTTACAAAAAGCAGAAAATATCCTCACAAAACCAACCTTCTTGCATCTGTTTTATTGCTGCAAATTCCGATTAATCATTAGGGTGTTTAGTCAAGTCTTTGAATGATTCAAAACGTAAGGTTCCCCCTAAGTTCACGTTTTAGTTAGAATTTGTAAAGGGTAAAcgaaaaatttatggaaattttaTTAGGATAAAGTAACCTAAGATATGAAAAAGTAATTATATATCCATCTTCCCACACTCTAAGCAACAATGAGGTATCCATTCATACTCAACTCTTTGAGTAGAAGGGCCAAAGGGTGTGTTTAGGGAGATTTCCAAAGGATTATtactttttattgtaattttgctTTTATAACACAACAATTTTTTGTACTGTAAGGTCTGTAACTGATATTTTTCTTTGGCCAATAAAAGCATATTCATCTGAAAATCAACAGCTTATAGTGTTTACACTTGCACCTATTTACAACAAACCCATATGAAAATCATAGACATGAAATATCTGGCTCATTCATCATTAATGATGTCGGAACCACGACCAAGAAGAAGGTCAGACGTGGGAGACGAGTTAGACCTGCTCGTTCTAGCATTCTTGTCCTAGTAAATGAATTTTCGGATTTTTTCTACATGTCTGGGCATTATTTTTCGGATAACACGCGTGTTATATTTTATGTTTCACAACCATTAGACCAAATGAATTGGGTTGATTTTCTAACATTTTAAACTAAAATGTTATAAATCTAGTCCGACAACGCTTAGCGCATAAAGTATTAGTTCATATTTAAGCGCTAAACATAAACAAAGAATTTGGTAATATACCTAGCTGAGTGGtaatacgagtctccaaactcctTTTGGGACAAGGTTCTCCTGGAAAACGACGCCCCTCATCCGTATGATTAGGTCAAACACACGGAAGAGAACTCCGGTTGTCCTGTCATGGAACTCAACCCGCACTTCAacaacgtcaatagaagcacaTGGGAAACTGCAAAACAAAATTATAGAGTAAATTAGTTGGAATCATATGTACGTGGATTGGAAATGACTATGTTAAGAAGATGGATCGAATAATACCTGGAACTGCAGGGTGGTCGGATGGCCGAGGTTCAGAGCGTTAGATGGCCGAGGTTCAGAGCGTTAGCCTCGCTAAGGTTCTCGTTCTCGCGGCGGTAACAAACAGGGCAGCTACTACAACGAAACCGCAAGCAACAATGTAATATATGTTGGAAATCTAGAATAGTAATGAATATTTATAGTAATATTGTCTTGGAAGCCAATGAGAGCAGATACTAGCAAAAAAGATAAGAAAGTTCGTTAGTAAAGATGTGGTTAAAAACTTTAAGATGTCTCGTTGATCACAAAAATAAAGGAATAATCAAGAAATAAAATCGGCCATAGTAAAAGATGTGGTTAAGAATAACGTGTTACGTATAAAAATACAACATTAAGAAAATATCATAAAAAATCGAAAATATATAGATAGTGTGGTGTGAATTCAGACTACAAACAAAGCAAATAACAAGAATTTCCAAGTGAAGTGGCGATTCAAAGAGACGGTGCATAATGGAGACTTCTTGAAACTCCAACAAAGCTGTCCTCATTAAATTACACTTTGATCATCATAATTCCTATATCTGGGGAATTTCTTTCTTGACGCAAGTGGCCGTGATAAAAAAATTAGTCACGGAAACACAAGAACGTGGCTACAACTCTCGTGGCAAAAAATTATTCACGTGGCAAAagagatatataaaaaataaataaataaaacttaAGAATAATATATAGTTTCACCAGTCATGCGCATCCGATAGGTTTGTCAGGAAGTCACCCACTCACCAATCTTTAAACTACTCTAATTTGGGCACGCTTAACTGGGAGTTAACAAAATTGATAATGAACGTTGTTGATATAActagcactttgaatccttttgaatttttttttttttttaaaaaaatattacaTTACTACTGTATTACAATAATAGAGTAGATATTATATGATTTACATATTTTTTTTAgcgatgtttttttttttttactttctttCACTCGTCTTCTAATATATTTTTCTAaacttatttatttttattatttttgatcgtttttttccttcaaattttcaCTTTATTTACACATGTGAGTTTTAATTATTATCTCTATTTTATTTTTCCTTATGATGCGATCATTTTCAATAACAAAAATTCCGCAAATTGATTCGTTTTATAGATACTTTTTTAATAtgttttttattttctttattgatTTAATTAGATCATTTTTTACTTTTAAGTTTTGGTTAAGGGTGAGCAAAACCGTATTTACGATACGTTTAAAAACAATATTGGATGGTTCGGTTTTTTAAATTAAATTTCTTTAGTATCTTTATCCAATACGGATTTTTCGTATATCAGAAAACTGTATACACGGTAACCGGTTCAGTGTCACTTGATTATGCTCTCTTCATTTCTTTATAAATACATAACTAAAAATAACTTTTATAAGGTctaaataaatattattataaattgtTCTTAGTGGTTCTAGTTCTCCTAAGGCTGCTATGAACTTAAGTGGTATTGATCCTTTCAATCTTACTCCATGAttaaatttggtttttggaatgtTTGGGGTATGAATAGGGAGGAGAAACAACAGTTTGTAAATAAGTTTTGTTCATCTAATAAAGTGGGTGTTTTTTGGTCTGCTAGAGACAAAAATTAAGCCCCAAAATAAGAATAAGACTGTCCTCATTGTGTTCAGAGAGTGGTGTATTTCCACCAACTCTTCTATGCATAAAGGTGGGAGAATTTGGGTTCTTTGGAAACCAAATATGGTTAATATTACATTCTTAGAGTATAATGCTCAATTTATTCATATGCTAGTAACTGATATCAATTCTCAGCAGCGTTTTTATTGTACCATGGTGTATGCTTTTAATGAGGTTGCCCAAAGAGAGTCCTTATGGCTGAAATTAAAGAGCTTTGCTAGACAAATACATGAGCCCTGGATTGTGGGAGGGGATTTTAATTGTGTAACTCTAGCTCATGAGAGATTGGGGGTACTGTTACTACTGCAGAAGCTGAACCTTTTCAGGAGTGCATTGAGGACTGTGACTTGAGTGACATGCCTGCCACAGGTGCATTCTATACTTGGAACAATAAGCAACCCCCTGACACAAGAATTTATAGCAGATTGGACAAAGTGTTCATAAACCAAGCCTGGGCTGCTCAGTTACCTGATTATTCTGCTAATTTCCTTCCTGAGGGCCATTTTGATCACACCCCATGCTTGGTGGATGTGGCACAGGTTAGTCATACAAATACTAGTCCTTTTAAGTACTATAATATGTGGAGTACAGCCCCTGGGTTCAGAGATTGTGTGTTAAGCATCTGGCAGCAAGATATCTTGGGGACCAAAATGTATAGGGTCATTAGGAAGCTTAAACTTCTGAAACCCCAATTAAAGAAGCTTAACAAGACAATTTTTTCTGATGTGGAAAACAAGACTGATTTGGCTCAGACAGAACTATTTGATATTCAAAAGAAGCTAATTCAGAGCCCTGATAATGCTGATTTGGTGAGACAGGAGTTACAAGCTAATCAGAATTTTGTCTGGCTCCTTAAGGCTAAGATGAATTTTCTGAGACAAAAAGCAAAGGCTCATTGGCTAGCAGAAGGGGATGCAAATTCTTCCTATTTTCATGGAGTTATCAAGGCAAGGAGATGTACAAATACTATTCAACAGATCAGGGATCATAAAGGAAAGCTCTTTACTGAGGAGAAGGGTATTCAATAAGCTTTCTTGGAATATTGTCAAGGGCTCTTGGGATCTAGGAGTACTACTTCTGGAATCAAAGCAGCTATTGTGAAGAAAGGAAAGACCTGTACAAATACTCACATACAATTACTTATGAAACCTATCTCCCAGGATGAAATAAAAGATGTGCTGTTCCATATACCTAATGACAAAGCCCCATAACCTGATGGGTATTCCAGTAAGTTCTTCAAAGATACTTGAGATGTTCTTGGGGAGGAGGTGAGTCAGACACTTATGGATTTTTTTCACTCAGGTCAATTGTTGAAACAACTAAATGCTACTCTTATTACATTGATCCCCAAAGTAGACAGGCCCTCTACTGTGCTTGAATTTCGACCTATAGCTTGTTGCAATGTGCTCTATAAATGCATCTCTAAACTACTTTGCAACAGGCTAGCTCTGGTGCTCCCTGATCTTATTTCTCAAACTCAAGGAGGTTTTATTCATGGTAGGAGTATCATGGAGAACATTTTAATTTGTCAGGACCTGATCAGAATGTATGAGAAGAAGGCTATTTCACCCAGGTGTATGATGAAGATGGATCTCCAAAAAGCATATGATACAATTGAATGGGGTTTCCTAGATCAAATGCTCAAAGCCCTAAATTTCCCAGATATTTTCAGAGGATGGATCATGCAATGTGTTATAACTGCTACATATTCCATTAACCTTAATGGCAATATGTTTGGGTTATTTAAGGGACAGAGAGGGTTAAGAGTCTTAAGATAGGGGGACCCTCTCTCACCTCTCCTTTTCACCATTTGCATGGAGTATTTGACTAGACTCATCAATTTTACTACTGAGACTAGGCCTTTTCATTATCACCCTCTTTGCAAGCCTCTCAAGCTCACTCActtaatgtttgcagatgatctccTTTTATTTTGTAAAGGGGATGACATCTCTATGATCTTGTTGCTGAGAACTTTTGCCACTTTCTCTCAGTCCTCCGGGCTCAAAATGAGTAAGGGCAAGTCTAATGTCTATTTTAATGGGGTCAATGATAACTTGAAGCAAGACATTCTCCAAATTTCTGGTTTGGTTGAGGGCAAACTACCCTTCAGATACCTGGGGGTCCTATTAAGACTACTAGGTTGTCTAGCAGGGACTGTAAGCCTTTGATTGATAAGATTATTCAGAGAATTAGGACACTAGGTGCCAGGAAATTATCATATGCTGGAAGATTGGTATTGGTAAGATCTGTCCTCAAGACTTTCCATAACTATTGGGCTCAGATGTTTATACTACCTGCAGGCTGTATCTCTAATATTGAAAGAATTTGTAGGAATTTTCTATGGGATGGAGGTATTGATTTCATGAGGTCACCTCTGGTGGCTTGGGACAAGGCTTGCAGACCAAAGATTGAAGGGGGTTTAGGGCTAAAGAATGATTCTTTATGGAATCAAGCTGCTATAGGGAAGCTTGTATGGTGGATACATACTAAGGCTGACCTCCTTTGGGTTAAATGGGTTAACCATACTTATCTGAAAGGGGCTGATTGGCATAGTTATACTGCTAGTTCCTACTCCTCTTGGTACTGGAGGAAAGTGTGTCAGGTAAAGGATCTTTTTCAAGCTGCCTATCAACAACAGTTATGGCCACAATACTCTATAGCTCAAGGATATGATTATATTCGAATTAAAGGGAATGAAGTTCCATGGCTAGAGATGGTATGGAATAGCTGGAATATCCCTAAGCATAGTTTTTTCGCATGGATCTACCATCATGGGAATATGAATACTCAAGACAAATTGAAAAGATTAGGGATAATCGAAGACGATACCTGCTGTATATGTGGCAATGAATCCGAAAGCAAGGAACATCTCTTTGAATGTCAGTATAGCCAGGAAATCATTCTGCATGTAGGGACTTGGATTGACATCACCCTTCCTTCGAGGCGTGTCCTGCAATGGAGATTAGCTAGATCAGGTACCAAGGTGCAGATTAACATTCTGAATGCAACGATTAATTCTTGTATGTACCACATCTGGAGGCAACGTAATAAAAGCAAGCACTACTTTACCTTGTTTCGTCCCATATCACTGGCTCGGGCGATTGTTGCTGGTATGAAGAAACAAATTGAAGGCAGAGACAAGAAGTAAATTGGATGAGGAGCCTCATAAATTCTCAAATTTAGTCGATGATTTGCAGGAAACTGGCGATGAAGACGGGTTCTGGGATTTTGGGGAAAATGAAGGGATTTGATGTAAATCTGATTTTATTATCAGGTTTTGTTGTATTTGGTGTTTGTTTGTTGGCCTGTTTCTTTAGGCCGAGTTTAATGGGTTGCTGTCTGGCCTTTGTTTTGTCCGGATGAGATTTTTGTCCATTTGACAAAAATGTCTTCCGATACGCAGTGGTGACgtttttttgatatatatatacttacattttatcaaaaaaaaaatattattataaattttATGTATAAAAGCTACAATATTATTACAAATATCAAAGTAACATATACTTTAGATTTAAAATTATTAaacttacaaaaaaaaataaaaacgagCATTCGAGGCGAGCCATGCTAAACTCGAAATCGACTCGGATTTGATCA from Silene latifolia isolate original U9 population chromosome 10, ASM4854445v1, whole genome shotgun sequence encodes:
- the LOC141608519 gene encoding uncharacterized protein LOC141608519, which gives rise to MTINETVASDASYSNPYDDPTFLAPSDAPGMELSNTKFSGTNFISWSRCVVMALGTKNKQGFLTGAVAMPALTSPKLQQWLRSDNMVRCWYGQSNAPLLFQLKKDLKKISQGNDSVAEYFTKLKRFWDDIDELEVIPECNCGAMSKCSCNLYKKLFDMAQMEKVMSFLMGLSDIYEYPRSNMLAMDSIPPLNKVYSIIQQIESQKMLSNIVNSSQDNNAMHASKSSGKTPWNVWKRADKDKDDAKTKVDDRWCHHCKKKGHLPDACFVKYPELKAKYMARFSNANGAFSGYMPGGSGFNQKSSAFQYGQSSHPQFAQGQSSGQFVQGQATFQNQNQQGFAANSYNQQGFTQQGFGAQQSQPAQQVQFHPVMLTALYNHMMQVAQAKDESPIDLSDASVNFTGITLASNKACDACYDAWIIDSGATDHMTGHKQYYDNLNLLKKPVLIGLLDGSSQLVTHGGSITLESGIKLHDALYDPASSIPNNTSCNCSSTVHCNKVPDLDTLHARLGHTSLSKMQHIDSIHCKHLKQYQCETCLQAKIHRLPFPRSNSRAACKFELIHVDLWGPYKVATITGAHYFFTIVDDHTRVTWTFLLKYKTQVASTFENFLAQVGNVYNSSVKVVRSDNGTEIIQDTCLGMLAKRGILHQKSVPGVPQQNGRVERKHKHLVETARAMLLYAKLPKRFWGESILTATYLINKLPSPVLGWKSPYEVLMGKLPTYEELRVFGCLCYAPINASHKDKFASKGRRCLFIGYPFGQKAYKLFDLDTKKVIISRDVIFLENKFPFHNSVSNTDNISIPADFAANTDEPVHQHSPDPPREPHYQAALHVVRYLKGTVDAALFYPANNIMQMKAYCDADWGSCSFSCKSLTGHCVFLGDSLVSWKTKKQKTVSKSSAESEYRAMSYTASKIVWVQALLQDFGVHVPKPIQLNCDNKAAQHIAANPVFHERTKHINIDCHYIRERIQEGLICTNHVKSSLQLADLMTNPLGAQQHHFLSCKLGMHFTSAHALPT
- the LOC141608520 gene encoding uncharacterized protein LOC141608520, which encodes MVNITFLEYNAQFIHMLVTDINSQQRFYCTMVYAFNEECIEDCDLSDMPATGAFYTWNNKQPPDTRIYSRLDKVFINQAWAAQLPDYSANFLPEGHFDHTPCLVDVAQQDILGTKMYRVIRKLKLLKPQLKKLNKTIFSDVENKTDLAQTELFDIQKKLIQSPDNADLVRQELQANQNFVWLLKAKMNFLRQKAKAHWLAEGDANSSYFHGVIKARRCTNTIQQIRDHKGKLFTEEKGIQ